The Diadema setosum chromosome 12, eeDiaSeto1, whole genome shotgun sequence genome has a segment encoding these proteins:
- the LOC140235819 gene encoding tetraspanin-18-like: MEKEQQYESKTTNRNEIASRGYLEVEETRMVTYAHVFNGILFFSGLGAIAISLWVWIEISWFDSRDGIIDLMGPLYYVSNFTPVAEGGVLFFVVMIGAVGLCSRSRCTLVWYFGLLLLLCAVSFVLAIISLTLFFELTDTIKSSMLSRIRDHYDTQGHETTTKYIDDIQIEFKCCGSTSYSDWASSQWYQNQNNSRARGADFPRIPSSCCVQENITLTSTSSSSSTSTSPSSMEPIFVNETACMLGVGDDGTLPNMYMYSRGCHQYIKDPIDVQILTLAILGIALFIVQSVCVGVLINLFKKMGPQSPAQMNFQESDTARQTLDKLDYWLDRETEEIKRQSAQRKKALRKSIKSLTEKT, translated from the exons ATGGAGAAGGAGCAGCAATATGAATCCAAAACCACAAATAGGAATGAGATCGCGAGTCGCGGGTATCTTGAGGTCGAGGAGACGCGGATGGTAACCTATGCACACGTATTCAATGGAATCTTGTTT TTTTCTGGTCTTGGAGCAATCGCTATCTCACTATGGGTGTGGATCGAAATCTCGTGGTTCGACTCCCGCGACGGTATCATCGATCTCATGGGCCCGCTCTACTACGTGTCCAACTTCACACCGGTCGCGGAAGGGGGCGTCTTGTTCTTCGTAGTCATGATCGGCGCAGTGGGTCTCTGCTCCCGTTCCCGTTGTACGCTCGTATGG TATTTTGGCCTGCTGTTGCTACTCTGCGCTGTGTCTTTTGTTCTTGCAATAATCTCCTTGACTCTCTTCTTTGAG CTGACGGACACGATAAAATCGTCTATGCTGTCTAGAATACGGGATCACTATGATACTCAGGGCCATGAAACCACCACGAAATATATAGACGATATTCAAATAGAA TTCAAATGCTGCGGATCGACAAGCTATTCCGACTGGGCGTCCTCCCAGTGgtaccaaaaccaaaacaactcAAGAGCCCGGGGTGCCGACTTCCCCCGCATTCCTTCGTCTTGCTGTGTTCAAGAAAACATCACGTTGACATCGACGTCCTCCTCATCGTCAACTTCGACGTCGCCATCGTCAATGGAACCGATTTTTGTCAACGAAACAGCGTGTATGCTCGGTGTTGGTGACGATGGGACGCTGCcgaacatgtacatgtattctagG GGTTGCCATCAGTACATCAAAGACCCAATTGATGTCCAGATCCTCACTCTCGCCATCCTCGGCATCGCCCTCTTCATCGTTCAG TCTGTGTGCGTTGGCGTGCTTATAAACCTCTTCAAGAAGATGGGACCACAGTCACCGGCGCAGATGAATTTCCAGGAATCCGACACGGCCCGTCAGACTCTGGACAAACTCGACTACTGGCTCGATCGCGAGACCGAGGAGATCAAGCGACAGAGCGCCCAGCGAAAGAAGGCACTGCGGAAGAGCATAAAGTCTTTGACAGAGAAGACGTAG